From one Thalassoroseus pseudoceratinae genomic stretch:
- a CDS encoding LEPR-XLL domain-containing protein: MQTQTLGRAAVRRRRHYRSTAPCAAEVLEPRVLLSAASVSGTVVSESAVNDGSYESLVTGDYNADGIDDFFFWNPETGFNRLVDGQSGEVMTNIVAPGAIDEYSEAAAGQFTDREGLNPGEELFIWDPATGQNWVFTLSVSPETDGEAIYYASALGFENSVVMQAVNGNDFSDVVAGRFRGVQGEAEDDLFFWNPQTGQNRIVGFTRSFNNDPDFGGPAGILISDDPLPRAAINGTDYTELAVGDVDGNTREMDELFFWNPGTGRNRLASFIEGEVSSIADNPIAPEVGNGNAYNRVVIGDFDGDGDGDLYFQDSVTGNNRFLTNESVDPDLMFSFETNVAAPGAVNGFPLIRSVNRDTIADDVYLWDPISGTNRLLDLMPVDPL; encoded by the coding sequence ATGCAAACACAGACTTTGGGACGCGCAGCCGTAAGGCGTCGACGACATTATCGAAGTACTGCTCCGTGTGCGGCAGAAGTTCTCGAACCACGTGTACTACTGAGTGCCGCAAGCGTCAGTGGAACGGTGGTTTCGGAGTCGGCAGTTAACGATGGAAGCTACGAGAGTTTGGTGACCGGCGACTACAACGCCGACGGCATCGACGATTTCTTTTTCTGGAATCCGGAGACTGGTTTCAATCGCTTGGTCGACGGACAGAGTGGTGAGGTGATGACAAACATCGTCGCACCAGGTGCGATCGATGAGTATTCCGAAGCTGCTGCTGGTCAGTTTACGGACCGCGAAGGGCTCAATCCCGGCGAAGAGTTGTTCATTTGGGATCCAGCAACTGGACAGAACTGGGTCTTTACTCTCAGTGTCTCTCCAGAAACTGATGGCGAGGCGATCTACTACGCGTCTGCGCTGGGTTTCGAAAACTCGGTTGTGATGCAGGCGGTCAATGGAAATGATTTTTCCGACGTCGTTGCTGGTCGATTCCGCGGTGTTCAAGGTGAGGCAGAAGACGACCTCTTCTTCTGGAATCCACAAACCGGCCAGAACCGGATCGTCGGCTTCACACGATCGTTCAACAACGACCCAGACTTTGGTGGACCGGCCGGCATACTGATTTCTGATGATCCGCTTCCACGAGCTGCGATTAATGGAACGGACTACACCGAGTTGGCCGTCGGTGATGTGGATGGGAACACGCGGGAGATGGACGAACTGTTCTTCTGGAACCCAGGGACCGGGCGAAATCGGTTGGCTTCATTCATTGAAGGTGAAGTGAGTTCGATTGCCGACAACCCCATTGCGCCCGAGGTGGGCAACGGGAACGCCTATAACAGAGTCGTTATTGGTGATTTTGACGGCGACGGAGACGGAGATCTGTATTTCCAAGACTCAGTGACTGGCAACAATCGCTTTTTGACAAACGAGAGTGTCGATCCAGATTTGATGTTCTCGTTTGAAACAAATGTGGCTGCCCCGGGAGCGGTCAACGGTTTTCCTTTGATTCGTAGTGTGAACCGAGACACCATCGCCGACGATGTCTATCTCTGGGATCCAATTTCCGGCACCAATCGGCTACTGGACCTTATGCCTGTCGATCCACTCTGA
- a CDS encoding serine/threonine-protein kinase, which produces MTELPANREDADFGDGSLDRRMLFEEACIQFGEKLANGTAGSLDEILASVEPPFRGEMLALLLSVEIEHRQRVGEAVSVDDYEQRYPEYVDVVRETFAAKRVSTVNRSTPLETPDVSRSEADSTFVSPNAAFAPTVTPDSGIEPGAGELLQSECFGDYEVLEELGRGGMGVVYKAKQLNAGGRLVALKVIRADRFGAQDDPGRKEAVERFRVEANAAARLHHDNLVTVYDVGEVEGQPYYAMRHVEGRSLKSLVQSGPEESQRAAAIIRDVATGVHAAHQHGVLHRDLKPDNVLIEDETGRALVADFGLAKLAEERGVTLTGVGIGTPQYMSPEQAEDAAGVTVASDVYSLGATLYHLLAGQPPFTGELFEVLRKVKEETPSPPSQVHSNGDTEQSKDLDTICLKCLQKEPNQRYPSTAALADDLQRFLEGRPIQARPVSKFERARRWCRRNPGIATLTSVLTLVLLALAIGGPITAAYQAKLKQDESKARENEAAQRRRASGAEILAYFDALQGEIQRKQAVRLAEAERQERERAERNLYYSKIYLATAHLESNRHGQAAVALNSIPFDQRDFEAHYLSRQAEGTPLTLSGHTSAVSVGFSPGGHRVVSCQYNAVKVWDVDTGTEILTLRGHTQQITSVEFSPDGRRIVSSSRDIYRVDHVGEIKVWDAATGTEILALGGHSKPVTSVRFSPDGRRIVSGSEDSTVKVWDAATGTETFTLHGHVHFVNSVGFSPNGRRIVSGSEDNTVKIWDADTGTETLTLHGHAKPVTSVVFSPDGRWIVSGSEDNIVKIWDADTGTETLTLHGHAKPVTSVGFSPDGRRIVSGSEDNTVKVWDADTGNEDHTLRGHNDHVTSVGFSPDGRRIVSGGDDNTVKVWDAATGTEMLTLRGHTHFVNSVAFSPNGRRILSGSYDHTVKVWDAATGNETLTLRGHIGEVHSVGFSPDGRRIVSGSADRTVRIWDVDTGTETLTLRGHTSFVESVGFSPDGRRIVSGSGDDTVRTWDAATGTETLTLRGHTSRVLSVGFSPDGRRIVSGSADNTVKVWDAATGTETLTLRGHTSRVLSVGFSPDGRRIVSGSADKAVKVWDGAIGTEFLMLRGHTSFVTCVGFNPGHRRIVSGSWDRTVKVWDATTGIETHTLRGHTDSLTSVGFSPDGRQIVSGSLDNTVRIWDAATGTETIALRGHTHPVHSVGFSPDGRRIISEDKFKRLMWNVQTGDQIVGEPIPELPDPQTIINRGLLRIIHTVEGVLLVRRNPDYDPWVTDADLRRKTALDYHRNQAEIAADEKDWFAAEFHWWTMLTKCDAEWRNSIERGHRLAFQNLLDQAKSRPMTVPARPAVAEDRLKAEMLATPVNRLSKGSFEDGIGNHWRVHSYRRQKHACKTTSTHRHSDQRSLEVRSTILDDIQVFQEVDVKPFTRYLLAGWVKTENVQPGERKDWAAGLAVWRTRERTRSIEGTTDWTYVSLEIDTRERWKIAVGPRLGHHGSTARGKVWYDDISLVELGPTTEVITP; this is translated from the coding sequence ATGACCGAGCTGCCTGCGAATCGTGAAGACGCCGATTTCGGTGATGGTTCCCTGGATCGACGGATGCTGTTCGAGGAAGCCTGTATTCAGTTCGGCGAAAAGTTGGCCAATGGGACGGCCGGTTCGCTCGACGAAATACTCGCCAGCGTTGAACCACCTTTCCGAGGAGAAATGCTGGCTCTGCTGCTGTCGGTGGAGATCGAGCATCGACAGCGTGTGGGTGAAGCCGTGTCGGTGGATGACTACGAACAACGCTATCCGGAGTACGTGGACGTTGTTCGAGAAACGTTTGCCGCGAAGCGGGTGTCGACGGTCAATCGCTCGACACCGTTGGAAACTCCCGATGTCTCTCGGTCTGAAGCGGACTCCACGTTCGTCTCCCCAAACGCAGCTTTTGCACCGACTGTCACACCGGATTCCGGGATCGAACCGGGCGCCGGTGAACTGCTGCAGTCGGAGTGTTTTGGCGACTACGAAGTTCTGGAGGAGTTAGGCCGCGGCGGAATGGGCGTCGTCTACAAAGCCAAGCAACTCAACGCGGGTGGTCGTCTCGTGGCCCTGAAGGTCATTCGGGCCGACCGCTTTGGAGCTCAAGATGACCCAGGTCGAAAGGAAGCGGTCGAGCGGTTTCGGGTCGAGGCGAACGCGGCAGCCCGACTGCATCACGACAATCTGGTGACCGTGTACGATGTGGGTGAGGTCGAGGGCCAACCGTATTATGCGATGCGGCATGTCGAGGGCCGAAGCCTGAAGTCACTCGTTCAATCGGGGCCGGAGGAGAGCCAACGGGCGGCTGCCATTATTCGGGACGTGGCCACCGGTGTGCATGCCGCTCATCAGCACGGCGTTTTGCATCGTGATCTCAAGCCGGACAACGTGCTGATCGAAGACGAAACTGGTCGGGCGTTGGTCGCGGATTTTGGTTTGGCCAAGCTCGCAGAGGAACGGGGGGTAACGCTGACCGGTGTGGGTATCGGAACTCCGCAGTATATGTCTCCCGAACAGGCGGAGGACGCCGCCGGGGTCACCGTTGCCAGTGATGTCTATTCCTTGGGCGCGACGCTGTATCACCTACTGGCCGGTCAGCCACCGTTTACCGGCGAGCTGTTTGAAGTCCTGAGGAAGGTCAAGGAAGAAACACCGTCACCGCCATCACAGGTGCATTCCAATGGCGACACCGAGCAATCGAAAGACCTGGATACGATCTGTCTGAAATGTCTGCAGAAAGAGCCGAACCAGCGGTACCCATCGACTGCGGCATTAGCAGACGACTTGCAGCGTTTTCTGGAAGGTCGACCGATTCAGGCTCGACCAGTCAGCAAGTTCGAACGTGCCAGACGGTGGTGCCGTCGGAATCCGGGAATCGCTACCCTAACGTCGGTCCTGACCCTTGTTCTGCTCGCTCTAGCCATTGGTGGCCCGATCACCGCGGCCTACCAGGCCAAGCTGAAACAAGACGAGTCCAAAGCTCGAGAAAACGAAGCAGCTCAACGTCGACGCGCGTCTGGAGCTGAGATCCTCGCCTACTTCGACGCGTTGCAAGGCGAGATTCAGCGGAAACAGGCGGTTCGACTGGCTGAAGCGGAGCGGCAGGAACGTGAGCGTGCCGAACGGAATCTCTACTACAGCAAAATCTATTTGGCAACCGCACACCTCGAATCCAATCGCCACGGTCAGGCTGCAGTCGCGCTAAATTCCATTCCGTTTGATCAGCGTGATTTTGAGGCTCATTATCTGTCCCGGCAAGCCGAAGGCACTCCACTCACGCTTTCTGGGCATACCAGTGCTGTTAGCGTCGGATTCAGCCCGGGCGGTCACCGAGTTGTCTCCTGTCAGTACAACGCAGTCAAGGTCTGGGACGTGGATACGGGGACCGAGATCCTCACGCTCCGCGGGCATACCCAGCAAATCACCAGCGTTGAGTTCAGCCCGGACGGCCGCCGGATTGTCTCAAGTAGTAGGGATATATACAGGGTCGACCACGTGGGGGAGATCAAAGTTTGGGACGCGGCCACGGGGACCGAGATCCTCGCGCTCGGCGGGCATTCCAAGCCAGTCACCAGCGTCAGGTTCAGCCCGGACGGGCGCCGAATTGTCTCCGGGAGTGAAGACAGCACCGTCAAAGTCTGGGACGCGGCTACGGGGACCGAGACCTTTACGCTCCACGGGCATGTACATTTTGTCAATAGCGTTGGGTTCAGCCCGAATGGCCGGCGGATTGTCTCTGGGAGTGAAGACAACACCGTCAAAATCTGGGACGCGGACACTGGGACCGAGACCCTTACGCTCCACGGGCATGCCAAGCCAGTCACCAGCGTCGTATTCAGCCCGGACGGGCGTTGGATTGTCTCCGGGAGTGAAGACAACATCGTCAAAATCTGGGACGCGGACACTGGGACCGAGACCCTTACGCTCCACGGGCATGCCAAGCCAGTCACCAGCGTCGGGTTCAGCCCGGACGGGCGCCGGATTGTCTCCGGGAGTGAAGATAACACCGTCAAAGTCTGGGACGCGGACACGGGGAACGAGGACCACACCCTCCGCGGACATAATGATCATGTCACCAGCGTCGGGTTCAGCCCGGACGGGCGCCGGATTGTCTCCGGGGGTGACGACAACACCGTCAAAGTCTGGGACGCGGCCACGGGGACCGAGATGCTCACGCTCCGCGGGCATACACATTTCGTTAATAGCGTTGCGTTCAGCCCGAACGGGCGCCGGATTCTCTCCGGGAGTTACGACCATACCGTCAAAGTCTGGGACGCGGCCACGGGGAACGAGACCCTCACGCTCCGCGGGCATATCGGAGAGGTCCATAGCGTTGGATTCAGCCCGGACGGACGCCGGATTGTCTCCGGGAGTGCAGACAGAACCGTCAGAATCTGGGACGTGGACACGGGGACCGAGACCCTTACGCTCCGCGGGCATACCAGTTTCGTTGAAAGCGTTGGGTTCAGCCCGGACGGCCGCCGGATTGTCTCCGGGAGTGGAGACGACACCGTCAGGACCTGGGACGCGGCCACGGGAACCGAGACCCTCACGCTCCGTGGACATACCAGTCGTGTTTTAAGCGTTGGTTTCAGCCCGGACGGCCGCCGGATTGTCTCCGGGAGTGCAGACAACACCGTCAAAGTCTGGGACGCGGCCACGGGAACCGAGACCCTCACGCTCCGTGGACATACCAGTCGTGTTTTAAGCGTTGGTTTCAGCCCAGACGGCCGCCGGATTGTCTCCGGTAGTGCAGACAAAGCTGTCAAAGTCTGGGACGGGGCCATAGGGACGGAGTTTCTCATGCTCCGCGGACATACAAGCTTTGTTACCTGTGTTGGGTTCAACCCAGGCCACCGCCGGATTGTCTCCGGTAGTTGGGACCGCACCGTCAAAGTCTGGGACGCGACGACGGGGATCGAGACCCACACACTCCGCGGCCATACTGATTCTCTCACTAGCGTCGGGTTTAGCCCGGACGGCCGCCAGATTGTCTCCGGTAGTTTAGACAACACCGTCAGAATCTGGGACGCGGCCACAGGAACCGAGACCATTGCGCTCCGCGGGCATACCCACCCTGTCCACAGCGTTGGGTTCAGCCCGGACGGGCGCCGGATTATTTCAGAGGATAAATTCAAGAGATTGATGTGGAATGTCCAAACCGGCGACCAAATAGTTGGTGAACCCATTCCGGAACTTCCTGATCCCCAAACGATAATCAACCGTGGATTGTTAAGAATTATCCATACGGTCGAAGGCGTCTTGCTCGTCCGCAGAAATCCCGACTACGATCCTTGGGTGACGGATGCAGACCTTCGCAGAAAAACGGCCTTGGATTATCACCGCAATCAAGCCGAAATTGCTGCTGATGAGAAGGATTGGTTTGCTGCCGAGTTTCACTGGTGGACTATGCTCACGAAATGTGACGCCGAGTGGCGCAACTCGATTGAACGCGGACACCGCTTGGCGTTTCAAAATTTGTTGGATCAAGCGAAGTCGCGACCGATGACCGTTCCGGCACGACCAGCGGTCGCGGAAGACAGACTTAAAGCTGAGATGCTTGCGACTCCTGTGAATAGACTTAGCAAAGGGTCCTTCGAAGACGGTATCGGAAATCATTGGCGGGTGCACTCGTACCGAAGACAGAAACACGCGTGCAAGACGACATCAACACACAGGCACTCTGATCAGAGAAGTCTTGAAGTACGTTCAACCATCTTAGACGATATTCAAGTGTTCCAGGAAGTTGACGTCAAACCGTTTACGCGTTACTTGCTAGCTGGGTGGGTCAAAACCGAAAATGTCCAACCTGGAGAACGAAAGGACTGGGCTGCCGGACTTGCCGTCTGGCGTACAAGAGAGAGAACTCGGTCGATCGAGGGAACGACCGATTGGACCTATGTTTCTCTAGAAATTGACACCCGCGAACGTTGGAAGATCGCGGTTGGCCCTCGACTAGGACATCACGGTAGCACGGCGCGTGGCAAAGTCTGGTACGATGACATTAGCCTCGTGGAACTCGGACCCACAACTGAAGTAATCACGCCTTGA
- a CDS encoding phage integrase family protein — protein sequence MNDQTEPSTLHEALDAYAQRLMSEHKAEHSSLATFQTRQLIVRQLKENHDDLPLHEITLDVCVDMIGHWRDRPTSAKTGKPIASSTAQRTLSELIRFFGWLETTDRFEWSAPSHFGQIPRRVRRLESDRSVSQREMFTPEHLAILYRHATSTQRLMLCLAMNCGVGAAEMGRLKTSDIILDDDGHFVIDLLPGEGLLRFMRPQTDTYCEWLLWPETVELTQWETTRGEDFDSDLLFVSDSGNPMWRDSSSQPGAGFRHQWQRLLKAVEDQGVPRLPLTAIRKGTAERIRRKHGDVIARMYLGHSATCPSFCDYVRKPFSLLHVALRDLRAELASVFRDDNAS from the coding sequence ATGAACGACCAAACTGAGCCATCCACACTCCACGAAGCACTCGATGCCTATGCACAGAGATTGATGTCCGAGCATAAAGCGGAACATTCCTCGTTGGCAACCTTCCAGACTCGCCAACTCATTGTTCGGCAATTGAAAGAGAACCACGATGATCTGCCACTCCACGAAATCACTTTGGATGTTTGCGTGGACATGATCGGTCATTGGCGAGATCGCCCCACCAGTGCCAAGACCGGAAAACCGATTGCTTCTTCGACTGCTCAACGAACGCTCTCCGAACTCATCCGGTTCTTCGGATGGTTGGAAACAACAGATCGATTTGAGTGGTCAGCGCCTTCACATTTCGGGCAGATTCCACGACGGGTGCGGAGGTTGGAGAGTGACCGCAGCGTAAGCCAGCGTGAGATGTTCACTCCCGAGCATCTCGCCATCTTGTATCGGCACGCTACCTCGACGCAGCGACTCATGCTATGCCTTGCCATGAATTGTGGGGTGGGTGCAGCGGAAATGGGCCGTCTAAAAACCAGTGACATCATCTTGGATGACGATGGCCACTTCGTCATCGACCTTCTACCGGGCGAGGGCCTGCTGCGTTTCATGCGACCACAAACTGACACCTACTGCGAGTGGCTGCTCTGGCCCGAGACTGTGGAATTGACACAGTGGGAGACTACTCGTGGGGAAGACTTCGATAGCGATTTGCTGTTCGTGTCCGACAGTGGAAATCCCATGTGGAGAGACTCGTCGAGTCAGCCGGGGGCGGGATTCCGTCATCAGTGGCAACGGCTGCTCAAGGCTGTCGAGGATCAAGGTGTTCCACGGTTGCCGCTGACTGCAATTCGCAAGGGCACGGCGGAAAGGATTCGACGAAAGCACGGAGACGTGATCGCAAGGATGTATCTTGGGCACTCCGCAACATGTCCATCGTTTTGTGATTATGTGAGAAAGCCCTTCTCTCTACTGCACGTTGCGTTGCGAGACCTTCGGGCTGAGTTGGCTTCAGTCTTTCGAGACGACAATGCCAGTTGA